The Pirellulales bacterium genome has a segment encoding these proteins:
- the fae gene encoding formaldehyde-activating enzyme, with product MSMFIGESLKGEGNEVAHIDLLIGDKEGPVGHAFANALARQSEGHSNLLAVLTPNLAVKPATVLITKVTIKGAKQAVQMFGPAQAAVAKAVADSVEAGVIPKADAEKLCIVCGVFIHWDAADDKKIYNYNYEATKESIANAMKGKPSAEEMIAGKEKAVHPFRGF from the coding sequence GTCCATGTTCATCGGCGAGTCGCTCAAAGGAGAAGGCAACGAAGTAGCTCACATCGACCTGTTGATTGGCGACAAGGAAGGCCCCGTCGGCCACGCATTCGCCAACGCCTTGGCGCGTCAAAGCGAAGGGCACTCGAACTTGCTTGCCGTGCTGACGCCGAATTTGGCCGTCAAGCCCGCGACCGTGCTCATTACCAAGGTTACCATCAAGGGTGCCAAGCAAGCCGTGCAGATGTTCGGCCCTGCGCAGGCTGCCGTCGCCAAGGCCGTCGCCGACAGCGTCGAAGCTGGCGTCATTCCCAAGGCCGACGCCGAAAAACTCTGTATCGTCTGCGGCGTGTTCATTCATTGGGATGCGGCCGACGACAAGAAAATCTACAACTACAATTACGAAGCCACCAAGGAATCGATTGCCAACGCGATGAAGGGCAAGCCGTCGGCCGAGGAAATGATTGCCGGCAAGGAAAAAGCCGTGCATCCGTTCCGCGGATTCTAA